A portion of the Burkholderia sp. GAS332 genome contains these proteins:
- a CDS encoding Tautomerase enzyme, giving the protein MPLTRIALRAGKPAEYRKALTDSIQRSLVDTCNVPKDDIFMLITEHEAGNFVYDKQYLNIERSDDLVVIQITFNNTRTLEQKKALYKRMADELAESPGLRREDVFINLVEVLKENWSFGNGIAQYAV; this is encoded by the coding sequence ATGCCGCTCACACGAATTGCATTGCGCGCCGGCAAGCCGGCGGAATACCGGAAGGCGCTGACGGACAGCATTCAGCGTTCGCTGGTGGACACCTGCAATGTGCCGAAAGACGACATCTTCATGCTGATCACCGAGCACGAAGCCGGCAATTTTGTGTATGACAAGCAGTATCTGAACATCGAACGCAGCGACGATCTCGTAGTGATTCAGATCACGTTTAACAACACGCGCACGCTCGAGCAAAAGAAGGCGCTGTACAAGCGCATGGCGGATGAACTGGCGGAGTCGCCGGGACTGCGACGAGAGGATGTGTTCATCAATCTCGTCGAGGTGCTGAAGGAGAACTGGTCGTTCGGCAATGGGATCGCGCAGTACGCGGTTTGA
- a CDS encoding transcriptional regulator, LysR family, whose product MKVLDLDAVRAFVLVADLHSFTRAADALDTTQSAVSLKLKRLEAHLGKQLVERTPRVVRLSADGNAFLGAARDLLSAHERALGSLSVERRRLTLGLSEHVAGTNLPQLLSRLNAHDPGLVVELHLGRSAALLAQFDERRLDAVIIRYGADEPPRDDAQVLFSEPLGWLATPQWLPRVSEPLALALLSPPCNVREVALHTLNEAGVAWQEVFIGGGVAAVGAAVAAGLAVSPLARRVAPRGLVDVGARLGLPPLPESRVTLHSRVRDKRSIETLRLMTSGLAT is encoded by the coding sequence ATGAAAGTCCTCGATCTCGATGCGGTGCGCGCCTTCGTGCTGGTCGCCGATCTGCACAGTTTTACGCGGGCTGCCGACGCGCTCGACACCACGCAATCGGCCGTCAGCCTGAAGCTCAAGCGGCTGGAGGCGCACCTCGGCAAGCAGTTAGTGGAGCGCACACCGCGCGTCGTGCGTCTTTCCGCGGACGGCAACGCGTTCCTTGGCGCGGCCCGCGACCTGCTGAGCGCGCATGAGCGGGCGCTGGGTTCGCTGTCGGTGGAGCGTCGGCGGCTCACGTTGGGGCTGAGCGAGCATGTCGCGGGAACGAACTTGCCGCAGTTGCTCTCGCGGCTGAACGCACACGATCCGGGTCTGGTGGTCGAATTGCATCTGGGCAGGTCGGCAGCGCTGCTCGCGCAATTCGACGAACGGCGCCTCGACGCGGTGATCATTCGCTATGGTGCCGATGAGCCACCGCGTGACGACGCGCAGGTGCTATTCAGCGAGCCGCTCGGCTGGCTCGCTACACCGCAATGGCTGCCGCGCGTCAGCGAGCCATTGGCGCTCGCGCTGCTGAGTCCGCCGTGCAATGTGCGCGAGGTTGCGCTGCACACGCTGAACGAGGCGGGGGTTGCATGGCAGGAAGTGTTCATTGGCGGCGGTGTGGCAGCGGTCGGCGCTGCGGTTGCAGCCGGTCTGGCCGTGTCGCCGCTGGCGCGCAGAGTGGCGCCGCGTGGCTTGGTCGATGTCGGCGCGCGTTTGGGTTTGCCGCCGCTGCCGGAATCGCGTGTGACCTTGCACTCACGGGTGAGGGATAAGCGGTCGATTGAGACGTTGCGGTTGATGACGAGTGGCTTGGCAACGTAG
- a CDS encoding transcriptional regulator, LysR family translates to MDLDPRQTAAVRAVIETGSFEQAAVRLNITSSAVSQRVRALETRLGNPLIVRTRPCRATQMGQRLLQFLRRAALLEDDFASDLAGANEALLNVAAAVNADTLSTWFFPALSEILLQENVLLDLTVDDQDHTHALLASGLAIGCITTEPAPMRGCFAERLGAMRYRLVASAAFVERWFPNGLTRESARRAPVILSSRKDALQARFLETRFGLPPEAYPCHYVPAPVPRYMAIQRGLAYGMVPELEFGDAVERGELVDLAPKQPTDVELYWHAWKVQSPRLEKLSARIVELGRTALGPPGAKVKRKRAA, encoded by the coding sequence GTGGACCTCGACCCCCGACAAACCGCCGCCGTCCGCGCGGTCATCGAAACCGGCAGCTTCGAGCAGGCTGCCGTGCGCCTGAACATCACCTCGTCGGCGGTATCGCAGCGAGTGCGGGCGCTCGAAACGCGCTTGGGCAATCCGCTGATCGTGCGCACACGGCCCTGTCGCGCGACGCAGATGGGCCAGCGTCTGCTGCAGTTTCTACGGCGCGCCGCCCTGCTCGAAGACGACTTCGCCAGCGATCTCGCGGGCGCCAATGAAGCCTTGCTGAACGTCGCCGCCGCCGTGAATGCGGACACGCTGTCCACGTGGTTTTTCCCTGCGCTCTCCGAGATCCTGCTGCAAGAAAACGTGCTGCTCGATCTGACCGTCGACGACCAGGACCACACTCACGCGCTGCTCGCCTCAGGCCTCGCGATCGGCTGCATCACCACCGAACCCGCGCCGATGCGCGGCTGTTTCGCCGAACGGCTGGGCGCCATGCGCTACCGGCTGGTAGCGTCGGCCGCGTTCGTCGAACGATGGTTTCCGAATGGATTGACGCGTGAAAGCGCGCGGCGCGCGCCGGTGATCCTGTCCTCACGCAAGGACGCGTTGCAGGCGCGCTTTCTCGAGACGCGCTTCGGTCTGCCGCCGGAAGCTTATCCGTGCCATTACGTGCCCGCGCCGGTGCCACGTTACATGGCGATCCAGCGTGGCCTGGCTTATGGCATGGTGCCTGAACTGGAATTCGGCGATGCCGTCGAACGCGGCGAACTGGTCGACCTCGCGCCGAAGCAGCCCACCGATGTCGAGTTGTACTGGCATGCCTGGAAGGTCCAGTCGCCACGCCTCGAAAAACTCTCGGCGCGCATCGTCGAACTCGGCCGCACTGCCTTGGGTCCGCCGGGTGCAAAGGTCAAACGCAAACGCGCCGCCTGA
- a CDS encoding RES domain-containing protein — protein sequence MTEPHWQNRWRTAPLDWSPAYRVIPTRFPAVNLFDRVASPEDFDALYALEAMTNDRLRTEVGELDLVPREERRFGPGYGPIMAALTHLNPLGSRFSDGTYGVFYCARSRATAIAETRYHTGKFLEATAEPPMRQQMRLYTVVAQGHVVDIRGDVSLDLAVLSPNDYVAGQSLGRAVREAGAPGIVYPSVRDDEGECLAAFSTTLLRDCHHAAYLEYNWNGTSIDIVFELNQVG from the coding sequence GTGACGGAACCGCATTGGCAGAACCGCTGGCGCACCGCGCCGCTCGACTGGTCGCCCGCGTATCGCGTGATTCCGACGCGGTTTCCGGCCGTCAATCTATTCGACCGGGTCGCATCGCCGGAAGATTTCGACGCCCTCTACGCGCTCGAAGCCATGACCAACGATCGCTTGCGAACCGAAGTCGGCGAGCTCGATCTCGTGCCACGCGAAGAACGCCGTTTCGGCCCGGGATACGGACCGATCATGGCCGCGTTGACGCACCTGAATCCACTCGGCAGCCGCTTCTCAGACGGTACGTATGGCGTGTTCTATTGCGCCCGCTCGCGTGCCACTGCGATCGCGGAGACGCGCTACCACACCGGGAAATTTCTGGAGGCGACCGCGGAGCCGCCCATGCGGCAGCAAATGCGGCTCTACACCGTGGTGGCGCAAGGCCACGTGGTCGATATCCGTGGCGACGTATCGCTCGATCTCGCGGTGCTGTCGCCCAACGACTATGTCGCCGGACAATCGCTCGGCCGTGCCGTGCGCGAGGCCGGCGCGCCGGGCATCGTGTATCCGTCAGTGCGGGATGACGAAGGCGAGTGCCTCGCCGCGTTCAGCACCACGCTGCTGCGCGACTGCCATCACGCGGCGTATCTGGAATACAACTGGAATGGCACGAGCATCGATATCGTGTTCGAGCTCAATCAGGTGGGCTAA
- a CDS encoding serine/threonine protein phosphatase 1, which yields MASVLFDPVQHHPANRSGRDFVVGDLHGCVDALRYLLRDIAFDPARDRLFSVGDLVDRGEHSEQALALLDKPWFHAVLGNHEDTLCAVADGRMRRQWWYGIGGTWAQNVSDERLQHYAERLRTLPLVRVVGSGKERFNILHAEFFGTDAELDAGNFSAETRQQLLWGRDLALGNGDPLRQRGLSLTYCGHTPMRDIQQIGSQIFIDTGAFGPGGKLTIVEPQALRRWSISVEAAREKGAAALALP from the coding sequence ATGGCTTCCGTACTTTTCGACCCCGTCCAGCATCATCCGGCCAATCGGAGCGGCCGCGACTTTGTCGTAGGCGATTTGCATGGCTGTGTCGATGCATTGCGCTATCTGCTGCGCGACATCGCGTTCGACCCGGCGCGCGACCGGCTCTTTTCGGTCGGTGATCTGGTAGACCGCGGTGAACATTCGGAGCAGGCTCTGGCCCTGCTCGACAAACCGTGGTTTCACGCCGTGCTCGGCAATCACGAAGACACCTTGTGCGCCGTCGCCGATGGGCGCATGCGGCGCCAGTGGTGGTATGGAATCGGCGGAACATGGGCACAGAATGTGTCCGACGAACGCCTGCAGCACTACGCCGAACGTCTGCGGACGCTGCCGCTCGTGCGTGTGGTCGGCAGCGGTAAGGAGCGCTTCAATATTCTGCACGCCGAATTCTTCGGCACGGACGCCGAGCTCGACGCCGGGAATTTTTCGGCCGAAACGCGCCAGCAATTGCTGTGGGGGCGCGATCTGGCCTTAGGCAATGGGGACCCGCTGCGGCAGCGCGGCCTTTCGCTGACCTATTGCGGCCATACGCCGATGCGCGACATCCAGCAGATCGGCTCACAGATTTTCATCGACACCGGTGCCTTCGGGCCCGGCGGTAAGCTGACGATCGTGGAGCCTCAGGCGTTGCGGCGCTGGTCGATCTCGGTTGAGGCGGCGCGGGAGAAAGGGGCGGCGGCGTTGGCCTTGCCCTGA
- a CDS encoding Cytochrome c, mono-and diheme variants, which yields MTKNTSRVQYVDAFVQRTHRRRFRVATLAAAFSLFALYAAWHEAHGPGARHHDELPITQARADDAAQPAVAGATPAVASSDLVKRGEYLARAGDCVACHTADKARPFAGGLPINTPFGTIVTPNITPDPDTGIGQWSDADFLRAMHEGVGKSGERLYPAFPYAEYTKVTDQDVLAIRAYLNTLTPIHYAPPSNSLKFPFNQRWLMVFWNLFNFDEGRFVPDPKQSAEWNRGAYLVQGLAHCEECHTPRNFMQGLKTSSRFSGAVQAGWHAYNITPDKNSGVGNWSDDELAAYLSTGAAPGRANAAGPMAEVVTDSTQYLTQEDVGSIVTYVRSVPPINGGESRPRDQWGNPAVDDVTALRGTTINAVNGAQLFIANCATCHNWTGQGVGASAPGAYPSLIHNSAVGASDANNLAMVILHGVSRTTKQADVLMPAFGTELTDDQVAAITNYVTKQFGNPQSTVTVDQVATLRKQQ from the coding sequence ATGACGAAGAACACCTCTCGCGTGCAGTATGTCGATGCGTTTGTTCAGCGCACGCATCGTCGGCGCTTCCGGGTGGCGACGCTGGCGGCCGCCTTTTCGCTGTTCGCGCTGTATGCCGCCTGGCACGAAGCGCATGGACCTGGCGCGCGACATCACGACGAGCTGCCGATCACGCAAGCCCGCGCGGACGACGCTGCGCAACCCGCCGTCGCGGGAGCCACGCCGGCGGTGGCCAGCAGCGATCTCGTGAAACGCGGTGAATATCTCGCGCGCGCCGGCGACTGCGTGGCTTGCCACACGGCTGACAAAGCACGCCCGTTCGCGGGCGGCCTGCCGATCAACACGCCGTTCGGCACGATCGTGACACCCAACATCACGCCCGACCCGGACACCGGCATCGGCCAATGGAGCGACGCCGATTTTCTACGCGCGATGCATGAAGGCGTCGGCAAGAGCGGCGAGCGGCTTTATCCGGCCTTCCCCTACGCGGAGTACACCAAGGTCACCGATCAGGACGTGCTGGCCATTCGCGCGTACCTGAACACGCTCACGCCGATCCACTACGCGCCGCCGAGCAATAGCCTGAAATTTCCGTTCAATCAACGCTGGCTGATGGTGTTCTGGAATCTGTTCAATTTCGACGAGGGCCGCTTCGTCCCCGATCCGAAGCAAAGCGCCGAGTGGAACCGTGGCGCGTATCTGGTCCAAGGCCTTGCGCATTGCGAGGAATGCCATACGCCGCGCAATTTCATGCAGGGGTTGAAGACCAGTTCTCGTTTCTCCGGCGCGGTGCAGGCCGGTTGGCACGCGTACAACATCACGCCTGACAAAAACAGCGGTGTGGGCAACTGGAGCGATGACGAACTGGCGGCGTATCTGTCGACCGGCGCGGCGCCGGGCCGCGCCAATGCGGCGGGCCCAATGGCCGAAGTGGTGACCGACAGCACGCAATATCTGACGCAGGAGGACGTCGGCTCGATCGTCACGTATGTGCGCTCGGTGCCGCCGATCAACGGCGGAGAATCGCGCCCGCGCGATCAGTGGGGCAATCCTGCCGTCGACGACGTCACTGCGTTGCGCGGCACCACGATCAATGCGGTGAACGGTGCGCAACTGTTCATCGCCAATTGTGCGACGTGCCATAACTGGACTGGTCAGGGTGTCGGTGCAAGCGCGCCGGGCGCGTATCCGTCGCTGATTCACAACTCTGCGGTCGGCGCGAGCGACGCCAACAATCTGGCGATGGTGATCCTGCACGGCGTCAGTCGTACGACGAAACAGGCTGATGTGTTGATGCCCGCGTTCGGCACCGAACTCACCGACGATCAGGTGGCGGCCATCACCAACTATGTGACCAAACAGTTCGGTAATCCGCAGTCCACGGTGACGGTGGATCAGGTCGCTACGCTGCGCAAGCAGCAATAA
- a CDS encoding Choline dehydrogenase, protein MANSNSADIVVVGSGVAGGLVAHQMALAGASVILLEAGPRIPRWQIVENFRNSPVKSDFATPYPSTPYAPHPEYAPANNYLIQKGDYPYNSQYVRLVGGTTWHWAAAAWRLLPSDFQLHKLYGVGRDWPYPYETLEPWYLAAEVQLGVSGPDTTIDLGSPRSKPYPMSALPLSYMDQRFSDVLNAQGFKVVPEPVARNSRPYDARPTCCGNNNCMPICPIAAMYNGVVHAEKAEQAGAKLIPEAVVYRVEADNKGLITAVHYKDPNGNSTRVTGKLFVLAANGIETPKLMLMSTSDKFPHGVGNSSDQVGRNLMDHPGTGVTFLANEPLWPGRGPMEMTSIVNFRDGAFRSDYAAKKLHLSNGVPTMSVTADLLKKGLTGAELDRQIRDRAARTLNINSFHEHLPEPQNRVVPSADHKDALGIAQPEIYYSINDYVKKSAANTHELYAQIASLFGGAEVSFDDTFAPNNHIMGTTIMGSDPGDSVVDVDCRTHDHSNLFIASSGVMPTAASVNCTLTIAALSLKLADKLKREI, encoded by the coding sequence ATGGCAAACTCAAATTCCGCCGACATCGTCGTGGTCGGGTCGGGCGTGGCAGGTGGGCTGGTTGCGCATCAGATGGCGTTAGCCGGTGCATCGGTGATTCTGCTCGAAGCCGGGCCGCGCATTCCGCGCTGGCAGATCGTCGAGAACTTCCGCAATTCGCCGGTCAAGTCCGACTTCGCGACGCCGTATCCCTCCACGCCGTACGCGCCGCATCCCGAGTACGCGCCCGCCAACAATTATCTGATCCAGAAGGGCGACTATCCGTACAACTCACAATATGTGCGGCTGGTCGGCGGCACGACGTGGCACTGGGCGGCCGCTGCGTGGCGGCTCTTGCCGTCGGACTTCCAGTTGCACAAACTGTATGGCGTGGGACGTGATTGGCCTTATCCGTATGAAACGCTGGAGCCGTGGTATCTGGCGGCTGAAGTGCAATTGGGCGTTTCCGGGCCGGACACGACGATCGATCTCGGTTCGCCGCGCTCGAAACCTTATCCAATGAGCGCGTTGCCGCTGTCGTACATGGATCAGCGCTTTAGCGACGTGCTCAACGCGCAGGGCTTCAAGGTGGTGCCCGAGCCGGTTGCGCGTAACAGCCGTCCGTACGATGCGCGGCCCACCTGTTGCGGCAACAACAACTGCATGCCGATCTGCCCGATCGCGGCGATGTACAACGGCGTGGTGCATGCGGAGAAGGCCGAACAGGCCGGCGCGAAGCTGATTCCCGAGGCGGTCGTGTACCGCGTCGAAGCGGACAACAAAGGGCTCATTACGGCCGTCCACTACAAGGACCCGAACGGCAACAGCACACGCGTGACGGGCAAGCTGTTCGTGCTCGCCGCGAACGGCATCGAAACGCCGAAGCTGATGCTGATGTCGACCTCCGACAAATTCCCGCACGGTGTTGGCAACAGCTCCGACCAGGTGGGGCGTAACCTGATGGACCATCCGGGCACGGGCGTCACCTTCCTCGCCAATGAACCGCTGTGGCCCGGACGCGGGCCGATGGAGATGACCTCGATCGTTAACTTCCGCGACGGCGCGTTCCGCTCCGACTACGCGGCGAAAAAGCTGCATCTGTCGAACGGCGTGCCGACCATGAGCGTGACTGCCGACCTGCTGAAAAAAGGCCTCACCGGCGCCGAGCTCGACCGGCAGATCCGCGACCGTGCAGCACGCACGCTGAACATCAACAGCTTTCACGAGCACCTCCCGGAGCCGCAGAACCGCGTGGTGCCTTCGGCGGATCACAAGGACGCGCTCGGCATTGCGCAGCCCGAGATCTACTACTCGATCAACGACTACGTGAAGAAGAGCGCGGCGAACACGCATGAACTGTATGCGCAGATCGCCTCGCTGTTCGGCGGCGCCGAGGTCTCGTTCGACGATACGTTCGCGCCGAACAATCACATCATGGGTACCACCATCATGGGCAGCGATCCTGGGGATTCGGTCGTCGACGTGGACTGCCGCACGCACGATCACTCGAATCTGTTCATCGCCAGCAGCGGCGTGATGCCGACTGCTGCCTCCGTGAATTGCACGCTGACGATCGCGGCTTTGTCGCTGAAACTGGCCGACAAGCTCAAGCGTGAAATCTGA
- a CDS encoding Membrane bound FAD containing D-sorbitol dehydrogenase, whose translation MTDVPENNDAHHEVTRSARFSSSTSSSLPASLRSSQLPSLQASRSFSASRRAWVLGACATAAALAFAGAGRSLSWIAPAFADAPAGGGLDAFLALSQRLTGHTGFDAVLGKRVYDALAKSDSQFSQNVVALNTWLQGHGGVPSDTVTQALQADQPALAKSVSAIMRAWYLGLVGDMPHVDVVAYEKALMFEPVKDVLTIPSYCRDVPFYWTQKPVSV comes from the coding sequence ATGACAGATGTTCCTGAGAACAACGATGCGCACCATGAAGTGACGCGGTCGGCCAGGTTTTCGTCGTCAACGTCGTCTTCGCTGCCTGCTTCGCTGAGATCTTCGCAGCTGCCCTCGCTTCAAGCCTCGCGTTCGTTCTCGGCCTCGCGCCGGGCATGGGTGCTGGGCGCGTGCGCCACGGCTGCCGCGCTCGCGTTTGCCGGCGCGGGCCGCTCGCTCTCGTGGATCGCCCCGGCGTTCGCCGATGCGCCCGCCGGCGGCGGACTCGATGCCTTCCTTGCGCTCTCACAACGTCTCACGGGCCACACGGGTTTCGACGCCGTGCTCGGCAAACGTGTCTACGACGCTCTCGCCAAATCCGACAGCCAGTTCTCCCAGAACGTCGTCGCGCTCAACACGTGGCTGCAAGGCCATGGCGGCGTGCCGTCCGATACCGTCACGCAGGCATTGCAGGCCGATCAGCCGGCGCTGGCGAAATCCGTGAGCGCGATCATGCGCGCGTGGTATCTCGGTCTCGTGGGCGACATGCCGCATGTGGACGTGGTCGCTTATGAAAAAGCGCTGATGTTCGAGCCGGTCAAGGACGTGCTGACGATTCCGTCCTATTGCCGTGATGTGCCGTTCTACTGGACGCAGAAGCCGGTGAGCGTCTGA
- a CDS encoding Uncharacterized membrane protein produces MLIGLALGVVAALAVPEHTRPLMRMLAGWDAAIWSYLLLIWVHMAAADEGRVREFARRDDENAGIVLLVICVATIASIAAIVLELASAKGAGGASSAWHYLLTGLTMIGAWFLIPTIFTMHYARLYYDTDATETPLLFPDHKLQPDYWDFMYFSFTIAVASQTSDVVLRSRTIRRAALAQSILSFYFNVAVLGLCVNIAAGLVGS; encoded by the coding sequence ATGCTGATCGGTCTCGCCCTCGGCGTCGTGGCTGCGCTGGCCGTACCTGAGCACACGCGTCCATTGATGCGCATGCTGGCGGGTTGGGACGCCGCCATATGGAGCTATCTCCTGCTGATCTGGGTGCATATGGCCGCCGCCGACGAAGGCCGCGTCCGGGAATTCGCGAGACGCGATGATGAAAACGCGGGCATCGTGCTGCTAGTGATCTGCGTCGCGACCATCGCCAGCATTGCCGCGATCGTGCTCGAACTGGCTTCGGCGAAGGGCGCGGGCGGCGCCTCGAGCGCGTGGCACTACCTGTTGACCGGCTTGACGATGATCGGCGCATGGTTCCTGATTCCGACCATTTTCACCATGCACTACGCGCGGCTTTACTACGACACCGATGCAACCGAGACTCCGCTGCTGTTTCCCGACCACAAGCTACAGCCGGACTACTGGGACTTCATGTATTTCTCGTTCACCATTGCCGTGGCCTCGCAAACCTCGGACGTGGTGCTGCGCTCCCGCACGATTCGCCGCGCAGCGCTCGCGCAATCGATCCTGTCGTTCTACTTCAACGTCGCCGTGCTCGGCTTGTGCGTGAACATTGCCGCGGGCCTGGTCGGCTCTTGA